From Flavobacteriales bacterium, a single genomic window includes:
- a CDS encoding DUF3127 domain-containing protein, translated as MSLTISGKITQILEVESGTSKAGKEWKKQNFV; from the coding sequence ATGAGTTTAACGATTTCGGGTAAAATAACCCAAATACTAGAAGTAGAAAGCGGCACAAGTAAAGCAGGAAAAGAGTGGAAAAAACAAAATTTTGT